In the genome of Pediococcus claussenii ATCC BAA-344, one region contains:
- a CDS encoding CPBP family intramembrane glutamic endopeptidase: MKKGAWGSIFVTWIVALIAVILLSLVGGSSIRPTSWMVILIRELILIAIAYWLNKNWVGEKVLFDSTVSIKTVFVLNIPTWFLLISAISNVVAGSGHIDRIPLALAVGIGAGVFEEYLFRGVILRGILKLSSGPHQVWNAVLISSFMFGVSHMVNIGHQALEPTVVQGASAMILGLFLAALYLRTKNIIWPMLFHGLNDFGAVYVIGSASCTSNLDPTRLIGEFIVLGGLAIIFLRKSQRSKILDPDYFH, encoded by the coding sequence ATGAAAAAAGGAGCATGGGGTTCAATTTTTGTTACTTGGATTGTTGCACTCATTGCAGTTATACTGCTCAGCCTAGTAGGTGGATCATCAATTAGGCCAACTTCTTGGATGGTAATTTTAATTCGAGAGTTAATCTTAATAGCTATTGCCTATTGGCTAAATAAAAACTGGGTTGGTGAAAAAGTTTTATTTGATTCCACAGTAAGCATCAAAACAGTATTTGTTTTAAACATCCCCACATGGTTTCTTCTGATTAGTGCAATTAGTAATGTGGTTGCTGGATCTGGTCACATAGATCGCATACCACTTGCGTTAGCCGTCGGTATTGGTGCCGGTGTTTTTGAAGAGTATTTATTCCGTGGAGTCATTCTACGAGGTATACTCAAACTTAGCAGCGGACCCCATCAAGTATGGAATGCCGTACTAATCTCCAGCTTTATGTTTGGCGTCAGCCATATGGTAAACATTGGCCACCAAGCGCTAGAACCAACCGTCGTTCAAGGCGCGAGTGCTATGATACTTGGATTATTTTTGGCAGCTCTTTACCTCCGAACAAAAAATATTATTTGGCCGATGCTGTTCCACGGGCTAAATGACTTTGGAGCTGTATATGTAATTGGATCGGCAAGTTGCACTAGTAATTTAGATCCAACACGTCTAATTGGAGAATTCATTGTTTTAGGTGGATTAGCTATTATTTTCTTAAGAAAATCACAACGATCTAAAATTCTAGATCCTGATTATTTCCATTAG